In Vicia villosa cultivar HV-30 ecotype Madison, WI unplaced genomic scaffold, Vvil1.0 ctg.002530F_1_1, whole genome shotgun sequence, the following proteins share a genomic window:
- the LOC131639093 gene encoding uncharacterized protein LOC131639093: MAGRNDAAIAAALEAMAQALANQPNADENAGSRSLATFQRENPPVFKGKYDPDGALEWLKEIERIFRVMDCTQAQKVRYGTHMLAVEADDWWLETRQRLEVAGEEITWIVFRREFLRKYYPEDVRGKKEIEFLELKQGNMSVTEYAAKFTELAKFYPYYEGAGAEFSKCIKFENGLRSEIKKAVGYQKIRIFVDLVDSCRIYEEDSKAHYKIISERRGKQHQNRGKPYNAPTDKGKNNAVDAKKPSGGGAPTSVQCYRCGVIGHRANECLSVEKKCYKCGKMGHLLADCKSNTVTCYNCGEEGHISPNCQKSKKAKFGGKVFALTGSQTNQEG, from the coding sequence ATGGCTGGTAGAAACGATGCTGCGATTGCTGCTGCTTTGGAGGCTATGGCGCAGGCTTTGGCAAATCAGCCAAATGCTGATGAGAATGCAGGATCTCGCAGTTTAGCAACCTTTCAGAGAGAGAATCCGCCGGTCTTCAAAGGCAAGTATGACCCTGATGGTGCATTGGAGTggttgaaggagattgagaggatatTCCGTGTGATGGACTGCACTCAGGCGCAAAAGGTTCGGTATGGAACTCATATGCTGGCAgtcgaagctgatgactggtggttagaGACTCGTCAGAGATTGGAGGTTGCTGGTGAAGAGATCACTTGGATTGTTTTCcgcagagagtttctgaggaagtattatcctgaagatgttcggggtaagAAGGAGATTGAGTTCCTTGAGCTGAAACAGGGGAATATGTCAGTGAcagagtatgctgcaaagttcACTGAGTTGGCTAAGTTCTACCCGTACTATGAAGGAGCAGGTGCTGAAttttcaaagtgcatcaagtttgagaatgggttgcgctCAGAGATCAAGAAAGCTGTTGGATATCAGAAGATCCGTATCTTTGTTGATTTGGTTGATAGTTGCCGGATTTATGAGGAGGATAGTAAGGCTCACTACAAGATCATAAGTGAGAGAAGAGGTAAGCAACATCAGAACCGTGGGAAGCCTTACAACGCCCCAACTGATAAGGGAAAGAATAACGCAGTTGATGcaaagaagccaagtgggggaggagctccTACCTCGGTCCAATGCTACAGGTGTGGTGTGATTGGTCATCGTGCCAATGAGTGTCTTAGTGTTGAAAAGAAATGTTACAAGTGTGGAAAAATGGGACATCTCCTGGCTGACTGTAAAAGTAATaccgtgacttgctacaactgtggggAGGAAGGCCATATTAGCCCTAATTGTCAAAAATCTAAGAAGGCTAAGTTTGGAGGAAAAGTCTTTGCTTTGACTGGTTCGCAGACCAACCAAGAGGGATGA
- the LOC131639087 gene encoding F-box/kelch-repeat protein At3g06240-like: MDYRVSNCKQGSFMDAGTNEKVKLPKELHIHDDIAFSILSKLSIKSLKRFECVCKSWSLLIDNPNFMISYRKVFLTKEHPDCDHTSLLLHGKVTPLEVPYQDGKFELFSISGDRFEKKVKLEWPRVKYDPSKSLYTVFEHVFGYVPNFNILGSGSVNGILCLLPASLLNNVVLWNPSINEFKVIPPPPSFVNEKRFSHIHRGFGYDRLTDDYKVICHSHIFGMKDVWEIYSLRTKSWRMLDLSMHHKFTNGGQLYLDGLSHWMCEYETRDGIYLMLSFDWSNEVFIQTHEPLDIDDNFVPLVRRHLVLLNGSIALISNFTEEGTFQISVLGEVSVTESWTKMFIVGHVPFPVYLVGAVRNGDMVFRIKDGRLILFNLTTQTIEELGIKSKGICKILIHRENLIPFEGTSI; the protein is encoded by the coding sequence ATGGATTATAGGGTTTCGAATTGCAAGCAAGGTTCGTTCATGGATGCAGGGACGAATGAAAAGGTAAAGTTACCAAAAGAATTACACATACACGATGATATTGCATTTTCCATTCTATCAAAATTGTCTATTAAATCTTTGAAGCGATTTGAATGTGTTTGCAAATCATGGTCCCTCTTGATTGATAATCCTAATTTCATGATTTCGTACCGCAAAGTTTTCTTAACAAAGGAACACCCTGATTGTGATCATACATCTCTTCTTCTACATGGAAAGGTCACTCCTTTAGAAGTTCCATATCAAGATGGAAAATTTGAGTTGTTTTCTATTTCTGGCGATAGGTTTGAGAAAAAGGTCAAATTAGAGTGGCCAAGGGTCAAGTATGATCCGTCAAAATCTTTATATACTGTTTTTGAACATGTGTTTGGTTATGTtcctaattttaatattttaggtTCAGGTAGTGTTAATGGGATCCTCTGTCTTCTCCCGGCATCCCTACTGAATAATGTCGTTCTGTGGAATCCATCTATTAATGAGTTTAAGGTCATTCCGCCTCCACCTAGTTTTGTTAATGAAAAACGTTTTTCTCATATTCATCGTGGATTTGGTTATGACCGTCTCACAGACGACTATAAAGTGATATGTCATAGTCATATATTTGGTATGAAAGATGTTTGGGAGATATATAGTCTAAGAACTAAGTCTTGGAGAATGCTCGATCTCAGTATGCATCACAAGTTTACGAACGGAGGACAATTGTACTTGGATGGACTCTCCCATTGGATGTGCGAATATGAAACACGTGACGGAATATATCTGATGTTGTCATTTGACTGGAGCAATGAAGTTTTCATTCAGACACACGAACCCTTAGACATAGATGACAACTTTGTGCCATTAGTAAGGAGACACTTGGTGCTATTGAATGGGTCTATTGCTTTGATCTCAAATTTCACTGAGGAGGGTACATTTCAGATTTCAGTTTTGGGTGAAGTTAGTGTTACGGAATCATGGACTAAAATGTTTATTGTAGGACACGTCCCTTTCCCTGTGTATCTCGTCGGAGCAGTAAGGAACGGTGATATGGTGTTCAGAATAAAAGACGGTCGTCTGATTTTGTTCAATTTAACGACCCAAACGATTGAGGAACTTGGTATTAAATCAAAGGGAATTTGTAAGATACTAATTCATAGAGAAAACCTTATTCCGTTTGAAGGAACgagtatttaa